One Manduca sexta isolate Smith_Timp_Sample1 unplaced genomic scaffold, JHU_Msex_v1.0 HiC_scaffold_1373, whole genome shotgun sequence genomic window, ATCATTCATTGTTATCACCATTTGTGAGCTCAATAAATCAGTCAAAAGCAGTTtaaagtgttttaattaaataagtcaaATAGGTCTTCGGACAGCATCCAAACAtctttttggtccttcgagctggATATGAACCAGCGACCTACggttccggcttgaaggaccaaTTCCTTTCCGTGGAGGAATCTATTAGTCTACGTGTTTTACCCACGAAATACATTGACGCaagtgtaataaattttaacattttttcctccaaaacatcgtgaggaaacctgcacatctgagaagttctctataggaatttcgaaggtgtgtgaagtccaccaaccgcactaggccagcgtggtggactaaggcctaatcctctcagtagtagaggaggcccgtgctcagcaatggccaagtatataatacagggctgtattttattattgttattatttttttcctccAGTGCGGCGATCGAGGAGGGCAAGTGCATCTTCTACAACATCCGCAACTTCGTCCGGTTCCAGCTGTCGACGTCGATCGCGGCGCTGTCGCTCATCGCCCTCGCCACGCTCATGGGCGTCCCCAACCCACTCAACGCCATGCAGATACTGTGGATCAACATCATCATGGACGGTAGTACCATGCACTTATCTGTATAAAGATGTGGATGACTCTGTGGTCATCTCCACATTGCGTTCCTAAATACCACATACCCATCTTATAATAACACTATAAGTTactttacattgcgttactatatGAAACCAAATACTCGTCGTCTAGAAATAACACtataataagttactttaaCCGTAGATGTAATAAAAGAGTagttttcgaacaaaataaataacaacaaaaatttgtttacgTGCCCCAATTGCAACAATTTCTACTCTAAGAGAtgtcgtcggagcggcaacgtCGTACTTATAGTCAGAATTCTACTTGAGTGTAGTTGGCCTGAATTTAGTCACGAGCCGCAGTACATACATGTGTCGACGTTTATAAACGTTTGAAGTTAGTCACGAGTGAATTGGTTTCGTCTGCGGATTTATTTTACTCTATTGAAAcactctttatttatataaaataattcaagaccTAATTTTGGcgtatgttaaataaaaaatatttgattaattgcataagtattttatacattttgtttcacctttaaacAGGAtaataaacaagtattgacaaataaagatttaaattcactctagttagtgattagttctcgcagttgaagaaaaacgtaaaataattgtatgcatggatatttcggcctttaaaatttcgtcgtattaaatttaaaggccgaaatatccatgcatagtaagtatttttccgtttttctttcaactgcgagaactaatcactaactagacgtgaatttaaattctttacttgtcaatacttatttaatagCTGCAAAGGtggtaaataatatgaaatctctaaaaattataattttttactaccATTAAACAGTCAATACCATTAAATAACTTTGTCCGGACAGACTGGATATGAAACCATGATTATTTTTACCTACAATTCTTTAGCCTTTACAGATCCATTGTGGAATATAGacctaaataaaattcagtaggTGCCAAAAAATTTTTACCTACACAGactcttaaaattataatgttcttcCCAGGTCCCCGCTCAGTCGTTGGGTGTGGAGCCAGTAGACCACGAGGGTGGTCGTCGCCGGCCCCCGAGACACCTCGCGCCGCATCATATCCCGAGGGCTGCTGTTCAACGTGCTGCTGTCCGCCGCGATCATCATCGCCGGCACCTTGTGGGTGTTTAATAGAGAGGTGAGAATATCGATATGTATTATATCATTTAGCTTGACAGTAACCTGTCAGtcacagaaatggctcatagatgtattgaaatcaattgttaaattgattaaatctgtataacatcgcattagtattatggtgttataatatatgtataaataaataaataaaaaaccagaACATTATGTgactatgtgttaatccaagatatGGTCTACCTTTATGCCAAATTCGTTTAGCGGTTTGtgcgtttacttctgacaaaaaatgtaaatattttctcagTCGTTCGCATATACATTACAGAAAGGATTTTTACGAATAATaccattaatttcaataaatacaagcggcgatagcctagttggttgtggaacggactgctgagacgaatgtctgcaggttcaaatcccaaggacacacatctctgacttttcaaaaaaatatgtgtgtattccttgtgaatgatcgcttgctttaacggtgaaggaaaacatcgtgaggaaacctgcatacctgagaagttctctatatgaatttgagggtgtgtgaagtcactaagccatcgtggtggactaaggcctaatccttctcagtagtagaggaggcccgtgcccaccagtgggacagtatataatacagggctgacattatacCATGAATTCCAGATGTCGGACAACAAGATAACGCCGCGCGACACGACAATGACGTTCACCTGCTTCGTGCTGTTCGACATGTTCAACGCCCTCTCGTGTCGATCGCAGACCAAGTCCGTGTTCCAAGTGGGCTTGTTCTCGAACAAGATGTTCCTGATAGCGGTGACGCTGAGTCTGGTGGGACAGGCGCTGGTCATCTACTTCCCGCCGCTGCAGAGGGTCTTCCAGACCGAGGCTCTGACTTCACACggtactttatttatttgaacagccaacaaaacatacaccttacatagttttttcaACA contains:
- the LOC115451736 gene encoding calcium-transporting ATPase type 2C member 1, with protein sequence MTLVPSCDAAIEEGKCIFYNIRNFVRFQLSTSIAALSLIALATLMGVPNPLNAMQILWINIIMDGSTMHLSTTRVVVAGPRDTSRRIISRGLLFNVLLSAAIIIAGTLWVFNREMSDNKITPRDTTMTFTCFVLFDMFNALSCRSQTKSVFQVGLFSNKMFLIAVTLSLVGQALVIYFPPLQRVFQTEALTSHDIMFLICLTSSVFIVSEVKKLIERTLKKRSFGKFSTKAHDAMDFV